From Cyanobacteria bacterium QS_8_64_29, the proteins below share one genomic window:
- a CDS encoding phycobilisome maturation protein, translated as MGASPVQERIQAIERADSHQSLTQAVWALAADPEEAAIPTLIEVLGYNNPGAAVAAVEGLVRLGEAAVPSLLAQLDGYDYGARAWAIRALARIGDPRALAVLLEAAGSDFALSVRRAAATGLGHLHWSQLAERERERAQLRALGVLLGVAQDPEWVVRYAAIAGLQALATAQPQLRRQAIAQCARLEASDSDAAVRARAALAREQLQPGSK; from the coding sequence ATGGGCGCCTCGCCGGTGCAAGAGCGCATCCAGGCCATCGAACGGGCCGATTCGCACCAGAGCCTGACCCAAGCGGTTTGGGCGCTGGCGGCCGATCCCGAGGAAGCTGCCATCCCCACCTTGATCGAGGTGTTGGGCTACAACAATCCCGGCGCTGCCGTCGCAGCCGTGGAAGGCCTGGTGCGCTTGGGCGAGGCAGCCGTCCCCTCGCTATTGGCCCAGCTCGATGGTTACGACTACGGGGCCCGGGCTTGGGCCATTCGGGCGCTGGCACGCATCGGCGACCCGCGGGCGCTAGCCGTCTTGCTGGAGGCAGCCGGCAGCGATTTTGCCCTCAGCGTGCGCCGCGCGGCTGCAACAGGCTTGGGCCACTTGCACTGGAGCCAGCTAGCCGAGCGGGAGCGCGAGCGCGCTCAGCTGCGGGCGCTGGGCGTCTTGCTGGGGGTTGCCCAGGACCCCGAATGGGTGGTGCGCTATGCCGCGATCGCCGGACTGCAGGCCCTGGCGACGGCGCAGCCCCAACTGCGTCGCCAGGCCATCGCGCAGTGCGCCCGCCTCGAAGCCAGCGACAGCGATGCTGCCGTTCGCGCCCGGGCTGCCCTAGCGCGGGAACAGCTGCAACCGGGCAGCAAGTGA
- a CDS encoding phycobilisome linker polypeptide, whose product MYNQNAFGTARLNNAGNRTYRIEVTGMRQNAETDRLGYSIRQSGRWSLIVPYNRLSDQMQRIARMGGQIVSVRPANVGA is encoded by the coding sequence ATGTACAACCAGAACGCATTCGGCACTGCCAGGCTCAACAATGCCGGCAACCGCACGTACCGAATTGAGGTTACGGGCATGCGGCAGAATGCCGAAACCGACCGGCTGGGCTATTCCATCCGCCAAAGCGGCAGATGGAGCCTGATCGTTCCCTACAACCGCCTCAGCGATCAGATGCAGCGCATTGCCCGCATGGGCGGCCAGATCGTTAGCGTGCGGCCGGCCAATGTAGGGGCCTAA
- a CDS encoding glyoxalase, whose translation MATRFKHVMLMVADVPAALAFYRDGLGLPVKQSSANWAELEADGTTLALHAADEPRVGSSPILSFQVDDIQTAVAGLEQQGAQLEGRIREPPFGKVAAMRSPDGHLLSLLQPAPAGASTQSPQ comes from the coding sequence ATGGCAACCCGATTCAAGCACGTCATGCTCATGGTCGCGGACGTGCCGGCAGCGCTGGCGTTCTACCGCGACGGCCTGGGCTTGCCCGTCAAACAGTCTAGCGCCAATTGGGCCGAGCTCGAGGCCGACGGCACGACCCTGGCGCTGCACGCGGCCGATGAACCCAGGGTGGGGAGCTCGCCCATTCTGAGCTTTCAAGTCGACGACATTCAGACGGCCGTGGCGGGACTGGAGCAGCAAGGGGCGCAACTGGAGGGGCGCATCCGCGAGCCGCCGTTTGGAAAAGTGGCCGCCATGCGCTCGCCCGACGGGCACCTGTTGAGCCTGTTGCAGCCCGCGCCAGCCGGCGCTTCTACCCAATCGCCTCAGTAG
- a CDS encoding phycocyanobilin lyase, producing the protein MVEQAPLTAERAIANLQQQDDLGLRYYAAWWLGRCQIARPAAVKALIAALDDELDRSPDGGYPLRRNAARALGKLGDRQAVPALIACLDASDYYVREAAAQSLEALGDARCVPALLQLLEGGLEAAQPVPGKPHLVQPYEAVLEALGTLQADEAIPYIRPFLDCSVAKVQYAAARALYQLTGEADYGERLVSALQADALPLRRAALMDLGAIGYRPAAEAIAQAPAENSLKLVALKGLLEHQLAAPAPEGDSQQLMALMDSLL; encoded by the coding sequence ATGGTCGAGCAGGCGCCCTTGACGGCCGAGCGCGCGATCGCCAACCTGCAGCAACAGGACGATCTGGGCTTGCGTTACTACGCAGCCTGGTGGTTGGGCCGGTGCCAGATCGCGCGACCGGCTGCTGTAAAGGCCCTGATTGCGGCGTTGGATGACGAGCTGGATCGCTCGCCCGATGGCGGTTATCCGCTGCGCCGCAACGCGGCCCGCGCGCTGGGCAAATTGGGGGACCGACAAGCCGTGCCCGCCCTAATTGCTTGCCTGGACGCCTCAGATTACTACGTGCGCGAAGCCGCGGCGCAGTCGCTTGAGGCGCTGGGCGACGCGCGCTGCGTTCCGGCACTACTGCAGCTGTTGGAAGGCGGTTTGGAAGCGGCACAACCCGTCCCCGGCAAGCCCCACCTCGTCCAGCCCTACGAAGCGGTTCTGGAAGCGCTGGGAACGCTGCAGGCCGATGAAGCCATTCCCTACATCCGCCCGTTTCTGGATTGCTCGGTAGCCAAGGTGCAGTACGCGGCCGCGCGCGCGCTCTACCAGCTAACGGGGGAGGCGGACTACGGCGAGCGCCTAGTGAGCGCCCTGCAAGCCGACGCGCTGCCGCTGCGGCGCGCCGCCCTGATGGATTTGGGGGCGATTGGCTACCGACCGGCAGCCGAGGCGATCGCGCAAGCACCGGCCGAAAACAGCCTCAAGCTCGTTGCCCTCAAGGGCTTGCTGGAGCACCAGCTCGCCGCCCCAGCCCCGGAGGGCGACAGCCAGCAATTGATGGCGTTGATGGACTCGCTATTGTGA
- a CDS encoding glycerol acyltransferase, protein MAVQAQLLERRDPRTIQSLMPAWRWFYRHYFRASSDGWHHLPATGAFLAVGSHNGGLAAPDTHMLAYEWFHRYGTQRPAYGLMHPRAFESPELARQLVQFGAIPAEPRIAIAALRRQAAVLVYPGGAQDVFRPYSQRHRIELAGHTGFIKLALREAVPIVPAISVGAHETLAVLTDCRGYIEQLERWHFPGIESAVDGVFPIYLGLPWGVACGPAVNFPLPARIHLRWCEPIYFPRYGRAAANDRRYVADCYERVRRAMQRSLDALVRERHASRGWLEGVLPGLPGRDPS, encoded by the coding sequence GTGGCCGTGCAAGCGCAGCTGCTCGAGCGCCGGGACCCGCGCACGATCCAATCCCTGATGCCCGCCTGGCGGTGGTTCTACCGCCATTACTTTCGCGCCTCGAGCGATGGCTGGCACCACCTGCCCGCGACGGGGGCGTTTTTGGCGGTCGGCTCGCACAATGGGGGGCTGGCCGCCCCCGATACGCACATGCTGGCCTATGAGTGGTTCCACCGCTACGGCACCCAGCGGCCGGCCTACGGGCTCATGCATCCGCGCGCTTTCGAATCGCCCGAGCTTGCCCGGCAGCTAGTCCAGTTTGGGGCTATCCCGGCTGAGCCCCGAATCGCGATCGCGGCCCTGCGGCGGCAGGCCGCCGTTTTGGTCTATCCGGGCGGCGCGCAGGATGTGTTTAGGCCTTACAGCCAGCGCCACCGCATCGAGCTGGCCGGCCACACCGGCTTTATCAAGCTCGCCCTGCGGGAGGCGGTCCCCATCGTGCCGGCGATCTCGGTGGGCGCGCACGAGACGCTCGCCGTCCTCACCGACTGTCGCGGGTACATCGAGCAGCTGGAGCGCTGGCACTTCCCCGGCATTGAATCGGCCGTGGATGGGGTCTTTCCCATCTATCTGGGCTTGCCTTGGGGCGTAGCCTGCGGCCCGGCTGTCAACTTCCCCCTACCGGCGCGGATCCACCTGCGCTGGTGCGAGCCCATTTATTTCCCGCGCTACGGGCGGGCCGCCGCCAACGATCGCCGCTACGTCGCCGACTGCTACGAGCGGGTCCGCCGCGCCATGCAGCGCTCGCTCGATGCGCTGGTGCGCGAGCGCCACGCCAGCCGCGGCTGGCTTGAGGGCGTGCTGCCCGGTTTGCCGGGCCGGGATCCCAGCTGA
- a CDS encoding cellulose synthase subunit BcsC codes for MSSSSKRRIWIYATLAVVVLAFVGISVLPLVGGVFSNQQAQTRNASGGNSASPEELAARAQNYQRVLEREPQNVNALQGLVQVRLQQGKLEQAVPLIERLAQANPEQTQYRVLLAQAKQRTGDIEGAIQAYRQAVEAQPGNTEVLRGLVALLLQQDRAPEAIDHLQQALDAARAQGDDANVATLQLLLGQARAQQQRYEQAVAAYDRAIAAGDESFRPFLGKALALRASGQDTKAKSAFQQALSRAPENRKERIEQLMTQSQSPQRAQPSPEQTRPDSER; via the coding sequence ATGAGCAGCTCATCCAAGCGCCGCATCTGGATTTACGCCACGCTGGCAGTCGTCGTACTGGCTTTTGTGGGCATCTCGGTCCTACCGCTCGTTGGGGGCGTGTTTTCCAACCAGCAGGCGCAGACGCGCAATGCCTCGGGCGGCAATTCGGCTTCCCCCGAGGAACTGGCCGCCCGCGCCCAAAACTACCAGCGCGTCCTAGAGCGGGAGCCCCAGAACGTCAATGCCTTGCAGGGCTTGGTGCAAGTGCGCCTGCAGCAAGGGAAACTCGAGCAGGCAGTCCCACTGATTGAGCGGCTGGCACAGGCCAATCCCGAGCAGACCCAATACCGCGTGTTGCTGGCCCAGGCCAAGCAACGAACGGGGGACATTGAGGGTGCCATTCAGGCTTACCGCCAAGCGGTGGAGGCCCAACCGGGCAATACCGAGGTTCTGCGCGGCTTGGTTGCCCTGCTACTCCAGCAAGACCGCGCCCCCGAGGCCATCGATCACCTCCAGCAAGCCTTGGACGCGGCACGAGCCCAAGGGGACGATGCCAACGTTGCCACGCTGCAGCTGCTTCTGGGCCAGGCCCGCGCGCAACAGCAACGCTACGAGCAAGCCGTCGCTGCCTACGATCGCGCGATCGCGGCTGGCGACGAAAGCTTCCGACCGTTTTTGGGCAAAGCCCTTGCCCTGCGGGCGAGCGGCCAAGACACCAAAGCCAAGTCGGCGTTCCAGCAGGCGCTCTCGCGGGCCCCAGAAAACCGCAAGGAGCGCATCGAGCAGTTAATGACCCAATCCCAATCGCCCCAGCGGGCTCAGCCATC